One window from the genome of Synechococcus sp. PROS-7-1 encodes:
- a CDS encoding GspE/PulE family protein — MELTPTTTRQLVDKLFSLQWCRENLVVPINTITNGQAQSQIITIAIGNFSYLATIGEFIKKRAAENGYECQIVEKPANEIQSLLDQAAEERLISGDSISETEFSDDAILDALKEAEDDNQLGFNFDFDDSEEENIEDIVQDLSLEMLGSKIQQAAAKILIHACRSNVSDIHVEPRHDDYNIRVRRDGVMQNYVKIPRSAGIKLTACLKNMAKMDIAERRASQDGKIKRRFEGQTMEFRCATAPGKYGEKMVMRILNSNSEMLSLDLLISNDNVREQFRSIINESNGIIIVSGPTGSGKSTTLASALREKDTGELNIVTAEDPIEYDLGGNIQQFPVVRAKGQTFANLLRTFLRQDPDVILIGETRDPETAESSMDAAETGHLVFTTLHANSAASSLTRLMDMEVPSYKLNASLRGVLAQRLLRKVCPECSAERPINEAESQFTGIQLGTNVRVATSLKAEDKQQRKQEGSLCTRCSGTGYQGRIGTYELMKVNRNIRDAIKQQKSNHEIEEIAVEDGMLTLKSYAVDLIKKQLTTISELKKICNTEH; from the coding sequence ATGGAATTAACACCTACCACAACTCGTCAACTCGTCGACAAACTATTTTCCCTGCAGTGGTGCAGAGAAAATCTAGTCGTACCGATTAATACAATCACCAATGGACAGGCACAGTCGCAAATAATCACGATTGCCATCGGAAATTTTAGCTACCTAGCAACAATTGGCGAATTTATCAAAAAGCGCGCTGCAGAGAACGGATATGAGTGCCAGATCGTCGAAAAGCCAGCCAATGAAATACAGTCGCTGCTAGATCAAGCCGCTGAGGAACGGCTCATTAGCGGAGACAGCATCTCCGAAACAGAATTCAGCGATGATGCCATCCTTGATGCACTCAAAGAAGCCGAAGACGATAATCAGCTGGGCTTTAACTTTGATTTCGACGATAGCGAAGAAGAAAATATTGAAGACATCGTCCAAGATCTCTCACTTGAAATGCTGGGAAGCAAAATTCAACAGGCCGCTGCAAAAATCCTGATTCATGCCTGTCGCTCGAATGTCTCTGATATACACGTTGAACCCAGGCATGACGACTACAACATTCGCGTCCGGCGTGATGGCGTTATGCAGAACTATGTGAAAATACCTCGATCTGCAGGCATCAAATTAACAGCTTGTCTGAAAAATATGGCCAAAATGGATATTGCTGAGCGACGTGCATCTCAGGATGGAAAAATCAAACGCCGTTTCGAAGGGCAAACGATGGAATTCCGTTGCGCTACGGCTCCTGGAAAGTACGGCGAAAAGATGGTGATGAGGATTCTCAACAGCAATAGTGAGATGCTCAGCCTTGATCTTTTGATCTCTAACGACAATGTGCGCGAGCAATTTCGCTCCATTATCAATGAATCCAATGGCATCATTATTGTGTCGGGCCCCACCGGTTCTGGTAAATCCACAACGCTGGCTTCTGCGCTCAGAGAAAAAGATACTGGAGAACTCAATATTGTGACTGCGGAAGATCCCATTGAATACGACCTTGGGGGCAACATCCAACAATTTCCTGTTGTCCGTGCAAAGGGTCAAACCTTTGCCAACTTACTGCGGACATTCCTACGGCAGGATCCCGATGTGATCCTGATCGGCGAAACCCGTGATCCCGAAACAGCGGAATCATCCATGGATGCTGCTGAAACGGGGCACCTTGTGTTCACCACCTTGCACGCTAACAGTGCAGCAAGCTCTCTCACGCGACTCATGGACATGGAAGTACCCAGTTATAAATTGAATGCATCACTTCGCGGGGTGCTTGCTCAACGCCTGCTCCGAAAAGTTTGTCCGGAATGCAGCGCAGAGCGACCGATTAATGAGGCCGAAAGCCAATTCACTGGTATTCAACTTGGCACCAACGTGCGAGTAGCCACCTCTCTGAAAGCCGAAGACAAGCAACAACGCAAACAAGAGGGAAGCCTTTGCACCCGATGCAGCGGAACCGGCTACCAGGGGCGAATCGGTACCTATGAACTCATGAAAGTGAACCGCAACATCCGTGACGCCATCAAACAACAGAAATCAAACCATGAAATCGAGGAAATAGCCGTCGAAGATGGCATGTTGACACTGAAAAGCTACGCTGTGGACCTGATCAAAAAACAACTCACCACCATTTCCGAACTCAAGAAAATCTGCAACACTGAACACTAA
- the pgk gene encoding phosphoglycerate kinase, whose amino-acid sequence MAKRSLASLSGTDLSGKRVLVRVDFNVPLNDAGAITDDTRIRAALPTINDLISKGAKVILSAHFGRPKGQVNDAMRLTPVAARLSELLGKSVAKTDSCIGPDAEAKVGAMADGDVVLLENVRFFAEEEKNEAGFAEKLAGLAEVYVNDAFGAAHRAHASTEGVTKFLKPAVAGFLMEKELQYLQGAVDEPKRPLAAIVGGSKVSSKIGVLEALIDKCDKVLIGGGMIFTFYKARGLSVGKSLVEEDKLELAKELEAKAKAKGVELLLPTDVVLADNFAPDANSQVADVTAIPDGWMGLDIGPDAVKVFQAALADCQTVIWNGPMGVFEFEKFATGTNAIATTLAELSAKGCCTIIGGGDSVAAVEKAGLAEKMSHISTGGGASLELLEGKVLPGVAALNDAA is encoded by the coding sequence ATGGCGAAGCGTTCCCTGGCAAGCCTTTCCGGCACCGACCTCAGCGGAAAGCGTGTGCTTGTGCGGGTTGATTTCAACGTGCCCCTGAACGATGCCGGTGCGATCACCGACGACACCCGCATCCGCGCAGCCCTGCCCACGATCAACGACCTGATCAGCAAAGGCGCCAAGGTGATCCTCTCAGCTCACTTCGGCCGTCCCAAGGGTCAGGTGAACGACGCCATGCGTCTCACCCCTGTGGCCGCCCGTTTGAGCGAGCTGCTGGGTAAGTCCGTGGCCAAGACCGACAGCTGCATCGGCCCTGACGCTGAAGCCAAGGTGGGCGCCATGGCCGATGGCGATGTGGTGCTGCTGGAGAACGTGCGCTTCTTTGCCGAGGAAGAGAAGAACGAAGCCGGCTTCGCTGAAAAGCTCGCCGGCCTGGCTGAGGTGTACGTGAACGACGCCTTCGGCGCCGCCCACCGCGCCCACGCCTCCACTGAGGGCGTGACCAAGTTCCTCAAGCCCGCCGTCGCTGGCTTCCTGATGGAGAAGGAGCTTCAGTACCTCCAAGGCGCCGTGGATGAGCCCAAGCGTCCCCTCGCCGCCATCGTCGGTGGATCCAAGGTGAGTTCCAAGATTGGCGTGCTCGAGGCCCTGATCGACAAGTGCGACAAGGTGCTGATCGGCGGCGGCATGATCTTCACCTTCTACAAGGCCCGCGGCCTCTCGGTGGGCAAGAGCCTGGTGGAAGAGGACAAGCTGGAACTGGCCAAGGAGCTAGAAGCCAAGGCCAAGGCCAAGGGCGTTGAGCTGCTGCTGCCCACCGATGTGGTGCTGGCCGACAACTTCGCCCCCGATGCCAACAGCCAGGTGGCTGATGTCACCGCCATCCCCGACGGCTGGATGGGTCTGGACATCGGTCCCGATGCGGTGAAGGTGTTCCAGGCCGCCCTGGCCGATTGTCAGACCGTGATCTGGAACGGCCCCATGGGCGTGTTCGAATTCGAGAAGTTCGCCACCGGCACCAACGCCATCGCCACCACCCTGGCGGAGCTCAGCGCCAAGGGCTGCTGCACGATCATCGGCGGTGGTGACTCGGTGGCTGCTGTGGAGAAGGCCGGTCTGGCCGAGAAGATGTCCCACATCTCCACCGGTGGCGGCGCCAGCCTCGAACTGCTGGAAGGCAAGGTGCTGCCCGGCGTGGCCGCCCTCAACGACGCTGCCTGA
- the cobD gene encoding threonine-phosphate decarboxylase CobD — translation MERKQLASGVSNGPPPHGGNLIQEAQRFGLNPGRVLDASASLVPFSPPRRLRQALAEAMRSSALRDYPDRSQAALREAIAAWHGVPPEQVLPGNGAAELFTWVARDAAALGVSALPQPGFADYARALRCWDAACVSVSLPLAWSDQSDPHPWPFAPDSLANASVVWITNPHNPTGQLWSRASLEPLLARHRLVICDEAFLPLVPEGERQTLIPLLAEYPNLVVIRSLTKLFAVAGLRLGYAIAAPERLQQWSQWRDPWPVNGLALAAGTAVMADQQGFEHWQQRVQHWVRNEGAWLQHQLRQLPGLNPRPSSANYLLVESQASLLAVREQVAQRGVLLRDCRSFEGLGERWLRIGLQDRRGNRRILQALRRALRHQPLV, via the coding sequence ATGGAGCGAAAGCAGCTGGCGTCTGGTGTGAGCAACGGACCACCTCCCCATGGCGGCAACCTGATCCAGGAAGCGCAGCGGTTTGGCCTGAATCCAGGGCGGGTTCTAGATGCCAGCGCCTCGCTGGTGCCGTTTTCTCCACCCCGCCGACTGCGACAGGCCCTTGCTGAGGCCATGCGCAGCAGTGCCCTGCGTGACTATCCCGATCGCAGCCAAGCGGCGCTTCGTGAAGCGATCGCTGCCTGGCATGGCGTCCCGCCAGAGCAGGTGTTGCCCGGCAACGGTGCTGCCGAGCTCTTCACATGGGTGGCCCGTGATGCTGCCGCGCTCGGGGTCAGTGCTCTGCCCCAGCCGGGTTTCGCTGATTACGCCAGGGCCCTGCGCTGCTGGGACGCCGCCTGTGTATCTGTGTCGCTACCGCTCGCCTGGTCTGATCAGAGCGATCCCCATCCCTGGCCGTTCGCACCGGACTCGCTGGCGAATGCATCCGTTGTTTGGATCACCAATCCCCACAACCCCACCGGCCAGCTCTGGAGCCGCGCGTCCCTGGAGCCGCTCTTGGCGCGTCACCGCCTGGTGATCTGCGATGAAGCCTTCCTGCCCCTGGTGCCGGAGGGTGAACGGCAAACGTTGATACCGCTCTTAGCCGAATATCCCAACCTGGTAGTGATCCGCAGCCTCACCAAGCTGTTTGCGGTGGCGGGGTTGCGACTGGGTTACGCCATCGCTGCGCCTGAGCGGCTTCAGCAGTGGAGTCAGTGGCGCGATCCCTGGCCGGTGAATGGTTTGGCGCTCGCCGCTGGCACCGCTGTGATGGCCGACCAACAAGGCTTCGAGCACTGGCAGCAGCGTGTGCAGCATTGGGTGCGCAACGAGGGTGCTTGGTTGCAGCACCAGTTGCGCCAGCTCCCGGGTCTGAACCCACGCCCTTCGAGCGCCAACTATCTGCTTGTGGAGAGCCAAGCGTCGTTGCTGGCGGTGCGCGAACAGGTGGCCCAGCGTGGCGTGCTGCTGCGCGATTGCCGTTCCTTTGAGGGCCTGGGGGAGCGCTGGCTGCGGATTGGTCTGCAGGATCGCCGAGGCAATCGCCGCATCCTGCAAGCGCTGCGCAGGGCCCTGCGGCATCAGCCCCTGGTGTGA
- a CDS encoding prepilin-type N-terminal cleavage/methylation domain-containing protein: MTLLQAYLNKPSTRRVLNRKAGEQGFSLIELVVVIAVLAVLIVIALPNFQGVTDDAAVSSGKKYLVDGYTECNIARTRGLATGASGGPSITPPTINGGTFSTTSAIPCPIAAGTTLTYTPALTSIPTFTIDLYSGAKTCVVAGRGTGYNCNATTLKW, from the coding sequence ATGACTCTTCTCCAGGCCTACCTCAACAAGCCAAGTACTCGCCGCGTTCTGAACCGCAAGGCAGGCGAGCAAGGCTTTTCACTCATCGAGCTTGTTGTCGTCATCGCCGTTTTGGCTGTGCTGATCGTGATTGCACTGCCAAACTTCCAGGGCGTAACCGATGACGCAGCTGTGTCATCAGGTAAAAAATATTTAGTTGACGGGTACACCGAATGCAACATTGCAAGAACAAGGGGGCTCGCAACTGGCGCATCGGGAGGCCCAAGCATTACGCCGCCAACAATTAATGGCGGCACTTTCAGCACTACCTCCGCAATTCCTTGTCCGATAGCAGCAGGAACAACCTTGACATACACACCTGCATTGACGTCTATTCCAACGTTCACAATTGACTTATACTCAGGAGCAAAAACATGTGTAGTCGCGGGTAGAGGAACTGGATATAACTGCAATGCAACGACGCTTAAGTGGTGA
- a CDS encoding type IV pilus twitching motility protein PilT — protein MKLARQIVQFAINAGSSDIHLEEESPIAIRTNSDIRILDNILKKQDMDQLLGELLGQEKLKIFEKHNDLDTSIGLEGLSRIRINAYVANNKRCLTLRILPDNLPRWQDLGLPQPLIDLTNKHRGLLLCTGPTGSGKSTTLAAFINCILETQKRHILTIEDPIEFEFSHSRHSIIHQREVKRDTQSFASALRAALREDPDVIYIGEMRDLETIQLAITAAETGHLVLGTLHTASAAKTVERIVDVFPGDQQEQARLQVSTSLVGIMSQTLCKNTSGKRSLAYELLINTPAIANLIRERKVSQIYSQLQTGSREGMNTLEQCLQSLVDAGTITLQEAIGKASNPKAILQANT, from the coding sequence ATGAAACTGGCTCGCCAAATCGTTCAATTTGCTATTAATGCTGGTTCGTCTGATATCCATCTGGAAGAAGAGTCGCCCATAGCCATACGTACAAATTCAGACATTCGCATTCTTGATAATATCCTGAAGAAGCAAGACATGGATCAATTGCTTGGAGAGCTACTCGGTCAAGAGAAATTAAAGATATTTGAAAAACATAATGATTTGGATACATCAATCGGACTCGAGGGACTCTCACGCATTCGTATCAATGCCTACGTGGCCAACAATAAGCGCTGTCTCACGTTAAGGATACTCCCTGACAATTTACCTCGCTGGCAGGATCTAGGTCTGCCCCAACCACTCATTGATCTCACGAATAAACATCGCGGTCTTTTGCTCTGCACAGGTCCCACAGGCTCAGGTAAATCCACGACACTTGCGGCCTTTATCAATTGCATTCTCGAAACTCAGAAACGCCACATTCTCACTATTGAAGATCCGATTGAATTTGAGTTTTCTCACTCGCGTCATTCAATCATTCATCAACGTGAGGTTAAACGCGACACCCAATCGTTTGCCTCTGCTCTGCGTGCAGCTCTGCGGGAAGATCCCGATGTGATCTACATTGGTGAGATGCGGGATCTGGAAACGATTCAACTCGCCATTACCGCCGCAGAAACCGGTCACTTGGTACTCGGCACCCTGCACACCGCTTCAGCCGCCAAAACAGTGGAGCGGATCGTGGATGTTTTCCCTGGTGATCAGCAGGAACAGGCCAGATTGCAAGTGTCAACCTCCTTGGTCGGGATCATGTCGCAAACACTCTGCAAAAACACATCCGGCAAACGCTCACTGGCCTATGAATTGTTGATTAATACACCCGCAATCGCCAATCTAATTCGAGAACGGAAAGTGAGTCAAATTTACTCACAGCTGCAAACTGGCAGCCGCGAAGGTATGAATACACTGGAGCAATGTTTGCAGAGCCTGGTGGATGCAGGCACGATCACCCTGCAAGAAGCGATCGGGAAAGCCTCCAATCCCAAAGCCATTCTTCAGGCCAACACTTAA
- a CDS encoding type II secretion system F family protein: MATYGNTSLNKAASSTLAARENPPSSSMISLFSGLLGGQPAPQQLKVPQKDLLVFFRQLSVILQSGVSLAQGLTLIAENMTNKKLAHCVQRIAARLSAGEELSLSLRQYPKVFKPITVGLIEAGETGGILDLVLERIALLMEEQAKIRGQIIGALVYPSLVFLLAISVSLGLLIFIVPKFKDMFDGMGADLPALTSFMLTLSKLVTSWQFAVGAPLTILGLLYGFRTVYASKIGRLRIDTAIFRVPLFGDLILRSEMAGMCDTLATLVNSGIPVVDGLERCVSASSNERIRTTIRRGINLVMQGQELNYSLAKSQVFPKLVISMIKIGEETGQLSFMLEKLAIFYKREVESTVSSLTKAMEPAVIFVVSGIVGTIVISLYLPMFSLIQNFGK; the protein is encoded by the coding sequence ATGGCCACTTACGGCAACACCAGCCTCAACAAAGCTGCAAGCAGCACACTGGCGGCCAGAGAAAACCCACCATCGAGCAGCATGATCAGTTTGTTCAGCGGCCTGTTGGGAGGGCAGCCAGCACCACAACAACTCAAGGTGCCCCAAAAAGATCTGCTTGTGTTCTTTCGGCAGCTTTCAGTGATTCTGCAGAGCGGCGTTTCGCTCGCTCAAGGGTTGACACTGATTGCCGAGAACATGACTAACAAAAAGCTAGCCCATTGTGTGCAACGAATCGCGGCGAGGCTCAGTGCAGGGGAAGAACTCTCTCTCTCATTGCGGCAATACCCCAAGGTTTTCAAACCGATCACGGTGGGATTGATTGAAGCCGGTGAAACTGGCGGAATTCTCGATTTAGTGCTGGAACGCATCGCCCTACTGATGGAAGAGCAGGCCAAGATCCGAGGTCAGATTATCGGGGCGCTGGTCTACCCCTCATTGGTATTTCTCTTAGCCATCTCCGTGAGCCTTGGTCTTTTGATTTTTATCGTTCCCAAGTTCAAAGACATGTTCGATGGCATGGGCGCTGACCTGCCTGCGCTCACGTCCTTCATGCTCACCCTCTCCAAACTGGTCACCAGTTGGCAATTCGCCGTTGGTGCTCCGCTCACAATCCTGGGGCTTCTATATGGCTTCCGTACCGTCTATGCCAGCAAAATAGGACGTTTGCGCATCGACACAGCCATTTTCCGCGTGCCCTTGTTTGGCGATCTCATCCTGCGCTCTGAAATGGCGGGAATGTGTGACACATTGGCCACCCTGGTGAATTCAGGCATTCCTGTGGTTGATGGTCTGGAACGCTGCGTATCGGCAAGTTCGAATGAACGGATTCGCACCACAATCCGTCGTGGTATCAATCTAGTGATGCAAGGACAGGAACTCAATTACTCTCTCGCCAAAAGCCAGGTGTTTCCAAAACTGGTTATTTCGATGATTAAAATAGGCGAAGAAACAGGCCAGCTCAGCTTCATGCTCGAGAAACTGGCGATTTTTTACAAGCGTGAAGTTGAATCCACTGTGAGCTCACTCACCAAAGCAATGGAACCTGCAGTGATCTTTGTGGTATCTGGAATTGTTGGCACCATCGTAATTTCCCTCTATCTACCAATGTTCAGCCTGATTCAAAATTTTGGCAAATAG
- a CDS encoding Tfp pilus assembly protein FimT/FimU, translating to MQRRLSGESRCPNGPRGFTLLELIVVISVLGILSSLSIPPIASWIKESKIDGAKAQVNTAAADCLQRLRTSDNQDIAVDSNIISDDNLKQYGYKIASGGNKCSYFSIEPLDSDETHRFPMGFAIGLGKLTKLATPTGAESLPSCKSWAGENCSVSEDLKRHVEYLEKINAAKNSCESTYNQWITAKSSGSNVRWNPTGDSKCPPRPPIEDAQYCTPNSCNRKVYALDGTVVGYTQEDYDKALEEKYGRICTEKLEDLRNQTPPFTNPSEQPITITECGPQEFWFHKGKEAATQDEWTGLMCEDEINNVISSGGLNNKALPYCGSEPVYICDGTKQPNAEKYQQCVEANEGAKCQSEINELIRTSPNGVVSHPSKGRATPPCGDTFWVCNNTYKDSEEKFNADCPSQPPPTCKPRNQRRCDKFGGIWCKCA from the coding sequence ATGCAACGACGCTTAAGTGGTGAATCGCGATGCCCAAATGGGCCAAGGGGCTTCACACTCCTAGAGCTGATTGTCGTCATCTCTGTGCTTGGAATTTTATCATCTTTATCAATTCCTCCTATCGCAAGTTGGATTAAAGAGTCCAAGATTGATGGAGCAAAAGCTCAAGTCAACACCGCTGCTGCAGATTGCCTACAAAGGCTAAGAACATCGGATAATCAAGATATCGCAGTTGATTCAAATATAATTTCCGATGACAATCTCAAGCAATATGGATACAAAATAGCGTCCGGCGGCAATAAATGTTCTTATTTTTCAATTGAGCCTCTCGATAGCGACGAAACGCATAGGTTCCCAATGGGTTTTGCAATTGGGCTAGGGAAGCTCACCAAGTTGGCGACGCCAACTGGGGCAGAATCACTGCCTTCCTGCAAGAGCTGGGCAGGAGAAAACTGCTCAGTAAGCGAAGATCTAAAAAGACATGTTGAATATCTTGAGAAAATTAATGCAGCGAAGAATTCCTGCGAGTCGACATATAACCAATGGATCACAGCGAAAAGCAGCGGCTCAAATGTTCGCTGGAATCCTACCGGTGATAGCAAATGCCCACCACGCCCCCCAATCGAAGATGCTCAATATTGCACACCAAACTCATGCAATAGAAAGGTCTATGCACTCGACGGAACGGTAGTTGGCTATACACAAGAAGACTACGATAAAGCGCTAGAAGAAAAATATGGACGCATTTGCACTGAAAAGCTAGAAGATCTCAGAAATCAAACACCGCCATTTACCAACCCCAGCGAACAACCGATCACCATTACCGAATGCGGACCTCAAGAATTCTGGTTTCACAAAGGCAAAGAAGCCGCCACACAAGACGAGTGGACAGGATTAATGTGTGAAGATGAGATCAACAATGTCATCTCATCAGGAGGCCTAAACAATAAAGCTCTTCCATATTGCGGCTCAGAGCCTGTTTATATCTGCGATGGCACAAAGCAGCCCAATGCAGAAAAATACCAGCAATGCGTCGAGGCCAATGAAGGTGCAAAATGTCAATCTGAAATCAATGAGCTAATACGCACAAGTCCTAATGGAGTTGTCTCTCATCCATCCAAAGGACGAGCAACACCCCCCTGCGGGGATACCTTTTGGGTGTGCAACAACACCTACAAAGATAGCGAAGAAAAATTTAATGCTGATTGCCCGAGTCAACCACCACCAACATGCAAACCAAGAAATCAAAGACGTTGCGATAAATTTGGCGGCATATGGTGCAAATGCGCCTGA
- a CDS encoding glycosyltransferase, which yields MPRLLIAASGTGGHLFPALSVADALPDGWTVRWLGVPDRLETTLVPERYPLTTVKAGGLQGRGLKKVIQLLRLLAASRDVRRLIRRNGIDVVFTTGGYIAAPAILGARWSGVPVVLHESNAIPGRVTRLLARACTQVAIGLPAAARRIPGCEAIVTGTPVRNSFLQTQSLPDWVPQGPGPLLVVMGGSQGALGLNRMVRPLLPMLLSEGCRVVHLTGSNDPDVNSIEHPRLAERPFSDDIPALLQHADLAISRAGAGSLSELAVSGTPSVLVPFPQAADRHQDANAACAAALGAAVIVHQHSPTEPALRQTLWRLLGPRLRGCDPAADPLVSMARAMRTLAEADADQQLAALLQGLVR from the coding sequence ATGCCCCGGCTTCTGATCGCCGCCAGCGGCACCGGCGGACACCTTTTTCCGGCGTTATCGGTTGCGGATGCGCTTCCGGACGGCTGGACCGTGCGCTGGCTCGGGGTACCGGATCGGCTCGAAACCACCCTTGTTCCCGAGCGCTACCCGCTCACCACCGTGAAGGCTGGCGGCTTGCAGGGGCGGGGCCTGAAGAAAGTGATTCAGCTGCTCCGCCTGCTGGCGGCCAGCCGCGATGTTCGCAGGCTGATCCGACGCAACGGCATCGACGTGGTGTTCACAACGGGGGGCTATATCGCCGCCCCGGCCATCCTTGGCGCCCGCTGGAGTGGCGTTCCAGTGGTGCTGCATGAATCCAATGCCATCCCCGGCCGGGTAACCCGGCTGCTGGCACGCGCCTGCACCCAGGTGGCCATCGGTCTGCCAGCCGCCGCTAGGCGCATCCCCGGCTGCGAGGCGATCGTGACCGGAACGCCTGTGCGCAACAGCTTTCTTCAGACCCAGTCACTGCCTGACTGGGTCCCCCAGGGTCCAGGGCCACTCCTGGTGGTGATGGGCGGCAGTCAAGGCGCGCTGGGACTGAACCGCATGGTGCGCCCCCTGCTGCCCATGCTGCTGAGCGAAGGCTGCCGGGTGGTGCATCTCACCGGCAGCAACGATCCCGATGTAAACAGCATCGAACATCCCAGGCTCGCCGAACGACCCTTCAGCGATGACATTCCAGCGCTGCTGCAGCATGCCGATCTGGCCATCAGCCGTGCCGGTGCAGGCAGCCTGAGTGAACTCGCCGTGAGCGGCACACCGAGCGTGCTGGTGCCGTTTCCCCAGGCCGCCGATCGCCATCAAGACGCCAACGCCGCCTGCGCCGCAGCGCTGGGTGCTGCGGTGATCGTGCATCAGCACTCGCCCACCGAACCAGCTCTGCGCCAGACCCTCTGGCGCTTGCTCGGCCCGAGACTGCGAGGCTGCGATCCAGCCGCTGACCCGCTGGTGTCGATGGCGCGAGCGATGCGCACCCTTGCCGAAGCGGATGCTGATCAGCAACTGGCCGCGTTGCTCCAGGGGCTGGTGCGGTGA
- a CDS encoding NAD(P)-dependent oxidoreductase, with translation MTGSDLKAPSRLAFVGLGALGLPMAANLHRAGYSLQVHTRSRNAENDPSLHQGDPAAATLCCASPADAVQGCQALMLCVSDDDAVETVLWGENGAGPALVEGSLVIDCSTISPSTSQRMAQRLAKRGVSYLDTPVTGGTEGAKAGTLTVLCGGSDADLDRAMPVLETIGGSIHHFGAVGSGQQVKAVNQVLVAGSYAAVAEAIALGQHLQLPMQQVVDALRHGAAGSWALEHRSSAMLSDHYPLGFKLALHHKDLGIALQAAAEAGLDLPITQAVQAQEQTLMDAGLGNADVSALRRHLPRV, from the coding sequence ATGACCGGATCTGATCTCAAAGCTCCCAGTCGACTCGCCTTCGTCGGCCTCGGCGCCCTTGGCCTACCGATGGCCGCCAACCTGCACCGTGCCGGCTATTCACTGCAGGTGCACACCCGCAGCCGCAACGCCGAGAACGATCCGAGCCTGCATCAAGGGGATCCAGCCGCAGCGACCCTCTGCTGCGCATCCCCCGCTGATGCTGTTCAGGGCTGCCAGGCACTGATGCTCTGCGTCAGTGATGACGACGCCGTGGAGACTGTGCTCTGGGGAGAAAACGGTGCCGGGCCTGCACTCGTGGAGGGGAGCCTGGTGATCGACTGCTCCACCATCAGCCCATCCACATCCCAGCGAATGGCACAACGCCTGGCCAAACGAGGCGTGAGCTATCTGGACACCCCCGTCACGGGAGGAACGGAAGGAGCCAAAGCCGGCACACTCACCGTGCTCTGTGGCGGCAGCGACGCCGACCTGGATCGCGCCATGCCAGTGCTGGAGACGATCGGTGGCTCGATTCACCACTTCGGTGCTGTTGGCAGCGGCCAACAGGTGAAAGCGGTGAACCAGGTGCTGGTGGCCGGCAGCTATGCCGCCGTAGCGGAAGCCATCGCCCTCGGGCAGCACCTGCAGCTGCCAATGCAGCAGGTGGTGGATGCTCTCCGGCACGGCGCCGCCGGATCCTGGGCCCTCGAGCACCGATCCAGCGCCATGCTCAGCGATCACTATCCCCTCGGCTTCAAGCTGGCGCTGCATCACAAAGATCTGGGCATCGCTCTTCAAGCCGCCGCCGAGGCCGGCCTTGACCTGCCAATCACCCAGGCTGTGCAGGCTCAGGAACAGACCCTGATGGACGCAGGCCTGGGCAACGCTGATGTTTCAGCTCTGCGCAGACATCTGCCCAGGGTGTGA